CCGGCTTGAGTGATTCGACCCATCGGATAAATGCTTGGGTCCTCACGTCAGAAGGGGTATGGACCGGGATGCGGTTCCTGCGGGCGAGGTCTGCTGCCGACCGGAACCAGATCTCTTCCCTTGGATCATCCTCGTGGGTGACCACGGCGATCACCTCGGTCCCCTCATTGATCAGGACCTCAAGGCATGCGTGGCCCACATTATGATAAGCAAAGACCAGGGCTCGCATCGGGCTATTTCCCATATCCATATATCTTCCGTATGACGAATCTCGGTCTCCTCCGCACCTCCTGGTAGATCCGGCCCACGTATTCCCCCATGATCCCGACGCTGAACATCAGGATGCCGATCAGGAAAAAGAGGATGTCGAAAAGGGTGAAAAGTCCTTCAGCCTCCGGGCCTACGATGATTCTCCGGACCGCCAGAAAGATGCCGAAGGCCACGCTCAGCATGGCAATAATAAATCCGAGAAAGGTGAATATCTGGAGCGGAACAACCGAGAATCCGGTCATGAGATCAAAATTCAGGCGGATGAGTTTGTAGAGGGTGTACTTGGATTCTCCGGTAAGCCGTTCCTCATGCCCCACCTCGACTTCCGTGGGATTGGAGGCGAAGGAATGCGCCAGGGCCGGGATGAAGGTGGTCGTCTCATGACACTTGTTGATGTTCTCGATGATCCGCCTGTGATAGGCCCGGAGCATGCAGCCGTAATCCTTGAGCTCGATGCCGGTGATCCGGCTCGTGATCTTGTTGACGGCCCAGGAAGGAATCTTTCTGAAAAGGGAATCCCGGCGCTGCTTCCGGTATCCTCCCACGGCGTCGAAACCGGCCTCGATGCTCTTGACCAGTTTCGGGATCTCTTCCGGAGGGTTCTGCAGGTCTGCGTCTATGGTGATGATGATCTCCCCGCGGCATTTCTCAAAGGCGGACATGATCGCCATGTGCTGGCCGAAGTTCCCGTTGAACTCGATGATCACCACCTCCCCGGGGCAGCGGTTCAGAAAATCCCTCAGAATGTCCATGGATCGGTCCACACTGCCGTCGTCCACAAAGATGATCTCAAAGGGCTTCCCTATGTTTTTAAGAACCGGATAGAGGCGCCCGAAGAGCCTCTCCAAGGTGGCTTCCTCGTTGTAGACCGGAACCACCACGGATAGGTAGGCGGCGGACGGATTCATCCCGGCAGGTTCCGGGTGCGCCTTGTGCTCTCGTATCTCCCGATCCATCTTCATGTCCTCCTCCTGTGCTGCCGGCAGACCTTCCTGACGGCGGCGATCACGTCCTCCTGATCCTTATCCGTCATCGCGGGATAAAGAGGCAAAGAGAGAATCCGGTCCGAGACATACTCGGCGTGCGGCAGGTCTCCCCGGCGGTAAGGAAAATGTTTCCGATAATAGTCGTGAAGGTGAACCGCGATGAAATGAATCCCTGTGCCGATCTTTTCCATCTTGAGCGCATCCATGAATCCGTCACGGTCCAGGGTCAGTTTTTCAGGCCGCACCAGTATGACATAGAGATGCCAGGCGTGAAGGTGAGGATAAGAGACCTCCTGGGGCAGTTCGATCTCATCCAGATCGGCGAAGGCCTGGTGGTATCGCTCCGCCATCTCCTTTCGCCTCCGGTTGAATGTCGGAATCCTTCTCAACTGGTGGATCCCCAATGCGGCCTGGATGTCCATGAGGTTGTATTTGAAACCGGGGGCCAGGACGTCGTAATGCGGCGTCCCCTTTTCATCGTAGCGTTTCCAGGCGTCTTTGGATATGCCGTGAAACTTGAGCATGCGGATGGTCTCGGCCAGGTCTTCGTGGTTTGTGGTGACCATCCCTCCCTCTCCGGTGGTCATATTCTTGATCGGGTGAAAGGAGAAGACCGTGAGCTCGCTTCCGGCGCCGATCCGCTTCCCTCGGTATTCCGTCCCTATTGCATGCGCGGCATCCTCGATGACCTTAAGATGGTGAGCGCCGGCAATCTCGTGGATCCGGTCCATATCGCAAGGCTGCCCTGCGAAGTGCACAGGAATGACGGCCTTGGTCCTGCCGGTGACCTTCTCTTTTATTTTTTCGGGGTCGATCTGCAGGGTCTGCGGGTTGATATCCGCAAAGACCGGCGTGGCCCCGTTGGCTACGATCATGTTCACGGTGGCCACGAAGGTCATCGGCGTCGTTATCACCTCGTCCCCGGGACCGATGCCCAGGGCCATCATGGAAAGATGCAGTCCGGCTGTGGCCGAAGAGAGCCCCACGGCATATTTGGAGCCTACGTATTCGGCGAAGTCCTTTTCGAATTGATGGGCCTTGGGCCCGGTGGTGATCCATCCGGATCGGAGTGAGTCGGAAACCTCCGCAATCTCCTCTTCGCCGATGGATGGGAGGGAAAAGGGGAGAAAGGTGAGCCGCCCGGGGGGCGATTGCTCTATATTTTTGGTCATAAATCCCCTTCAGCTTTGGGTAACAGACTGAATATATCAATCTCAAATCTCAAATTTGAAATCTCTTTATATCGGCGTCTGCTCCCCTTGATTATGGTTGGTGAGAAAAACCAGATCCCACTTCCATCCCTTGAGGGGGAGATCCGGTATATAGAGCTGTATGCTGACTTTTTCCAGGCGTTCTTTTTCACGTTTATAGATGGATCGGTTCATCAGGCAGTATACGGTTTTCCCCTGTTTGAGAAATGAGATTCCATCCTCGATCCTGTACTCGAAATCCTTGAGGGGGCGGTTTCGCTCCCGGTTGATGTAAAAGACGGCGCTGGGCGGGTGAAAGCCCACGCAGCCGAGATCGCTGTCACCGGCTTTTTCCGCCGCCATCCGGCAGAGCTTCTTGGATGAACGGCTTCGGGCGTCCAGTTCCGGATAGACCACGCCGGCAGAGAAGAACTCCATCGAGAAGGCGAGAACAAAAAAGGCCGTCAGCATCCTTGTTGCCTCGCTCCGTTTGATGAACCGGAACATCAAGGCCGACCAGATCGTGATGAAAAGGAGCGCTGTTAGCGTCTGCAATACGAGACCGGAGAGTTTTACCAGGACAAAAACCGTCCCTGCCGTTCCAACCAGAATCAGGAGGACAATCAGAAAGATTCCGCCGCCCCTCACCCAGCGCATCAAGCTGATGAATTTATTTTCATAAAAAATTTGATGAAGCGCCTCACCCACAAGGAGAGAGAGGGCCGGATAAAGAGGAAGAATATAGATGGAACGTTTGCTTTGCGACAGGCTGAAAAAGATCAGCATCGAAAGAAACCAGATCAGGAGAAAGATCCTCCCCGGATTTTTTTCCTTGTCTTTTTGAAACCAGTAGGACATGGTGGCCGGCAGGAGAATCGTCCATGGCATGAAGTGCAGGGGAAGTTTCACCAGGTAATAATAGAAAGGCTGCAGATGATCAAAGGCATGGAAGAACCTCTCTATGTTCTGCCGGAAAAAGAACTCGGTTCCGAAGGCCTTTCCCTCCAGAATGAACCATGGGGATGCGACCAGCAGGATCAGGAGCAAGCCCGTCAAAGGTTTCATGCGGGCGACGGCCTTGATATCCTTCTGAACGAGAAGATAGAGCCCGGCGACCATCACGGGAACCATGACTCCGAGCGGGCCTTTGGCCAGAACGGCCAGTCCCATTGCGAGGTAGGCGGCAAGGATGTTTCTTTGAGGAAGGATGCCGTGATAACATGAATAAAAAACAAACAGGGAGAAGGTCAGCAGAAGGCAGAGGATCATATCAATCTCCGCGGACCGGGCCTGCTCAAAGATCATATGGTTGCTGATGAAGATCAGGGCGCCCAGGAACGCGGCGCTGTGGCCGAAGATGATCCTTCCCAGGAGGAAGACCAGCAAGGCCGTCCCGATCCCCGCCAGGGCCGAGGGGGCCCGAGCCGAGAACTCATCCACCTTCCCCTGGAATGCGGAAAAGGCGGCGATGCTCCAGTAATAGAGCGGCGGCTTGACCAGGGCGGGTTTGTTGGTGATGGGCTCGCCGTTGTAGCTGAGATGAATCCAGTCCTTGCTTTTCAGCATCTCATAGGCGATGACCGCCCCCCTTGGTTCGTCCGGATCCCAGAGAGAGATCTTCCCAAGGTTATAGAAGAAAACAGACCCTGAGAGGGCAAGAATGAGGATGACGGATAACCAGTATTTAATCAGCCATTTGTCTGATGACATTAATTTCTTCCTGATGTTTTCACCCACTCTTTTAGAGAGAATTTAAAAAAATAAAACTAACATAAAACCCTTCATTCTGCAAGATTTTTCATGTTCAAGGCATTGACAGAAAGCCGTTCCTTCGGATAGAATCCTATAATTTTAGAAAAGGATCGGCATGCAGAAAAAAAGACCTTTTAAGCAAGGGGCAAGGATCTACAACCTCTTCCCGCTCCTTGCCGGCGTCATAGATCTATGGCCCGCCCATCTGCGCCGGGCCAGGGATATGGAGTTCAATTGGGTTTTTGTAAACCCGTTCCATTATCCGGGCTTTTCAGGAAGCCTCTATTCCATCAAGGATTACTACAAAATCAATCCCCTGCTTGTTTCCGAGCGATCGTCAAAAAGTCCGATGGATCAATTAAAGAAGACGGTGGAGGAGACGAAAAAACTGGGGCTGAATATGATCATGGATCTGGTCATCAACCATACGGCCGTGGACTCGCTTCTGGTTAAGCATCATCCGGCATGGTATCTTTGGAACCCTGAGGGTACGGTGAAGAATCCTTCGGTATGGGAAGGGGACCGGTGTGTGGCGGTCTGGGGGGACCTGGCTGAAATCAACAACGAAAACTCTCCGGATCGGGAGAATCTTTGGAGATACTGGGAGGAGCTTGCGCTCTTTTACTGCGGGGTCGGGTTCAAAGGGTTTCGATGCGATGCGGCCTACCAGGTGACGGACGCTCTCTGGAAACGGCTGATCCATCGGGTCAAGGAATCCTATCCCGGCGCCCTTTTCTTCGCCGAGACCCTGGGCTGCGAGATTGAGGATGTGGTGAGGCTGGGGAAGGCCGGATTCGATTATACCTTTAACAGCTCCAAGTACTGGGATTTTGAGGAGCCGTGGTGCCTGAGCCAGTACCGGGAGAATTCATGCTGGACACCGTCCGTGAGTTTTGCCGAATCCCACGACACCCTGCGTCTCGCAGAGGAACTCCATGGGGATGAACAAGAAATCAAACAGCGTTATCTCTTCTCAGCGCTCTTCTCAACGGGCGTGATGATGCCCATGGGTTTTGAGTTCGGGTTTCAAAAAAGGCTGCACGTGGTTTCAACCAGGCCTGCTGACTGGGAAGAGACCCATACGGATCTGACCGGTTTTATCCGGGAGGTGAATGGTTTAAAAAAAAGCCATCCGGTTTTCAATCAAGACGGCCCCATGGAGATCGTAGACGTGGAGAACCCGAGAGTCCTCTGTTTAAAGAAGAAGACCTTTGAAGGAGACGAATGCGCCCTGATCCTCCTGAACAAGGATCAAAAAACGCCCCAGGCTTTTCGCATCCCCTCCCTTGTCTCCCTCCTTTCCGAGGAGGGCCCGGCCATGGATATGACGCCGGAACATTTGAGGACTGTTCTTCCCGATGATTTTCGGGAAGAGATCCCTCCCGCAGGTTACCGGGTCATCCATAGCGGGCCTTGTTTCTGATTTTTATCCTCCCTTTGTCATTCATCCGGCAGATATTAAGGATCTCAAAATAGATTTAAGACCATTAATAAATCGGAATTCAGGAGATCGTGCTGGACAGTTTCTTAAAGAGATACTCTCGAAGCCTGTTTTTGTGGTAATAGGATTTCACGACTTCAAACTGGCAGAAGAGCTGCATGATCTCCCGGTTCTTGTAATGGCAAGCCGTGGACGGAATCTCTTGGGCGGGTTCATGGATGACCATCTCCTGGTCGATGATCTTGTGGCGCATCACGTGCTTTGCATGGAGTTCTTCCCGGGCATCAAAGAGGGCGATGATGAATCCCCCGCCTTTGAGGAGGACAAAGAGCCTTTCAATCAGGATCCCGGCATCTTCCGGCTTCATGGCTTCAAAGATGTCCCAGCAAAGGATCCCGTCAAAGGAGGAGAGGGGATAGTTCTGGAGAAATTTCGGTTCGGACGGGGCATCCTCTACGGAAGAATTCAGGTAATCGCTCAGGAAGTCCTCCACGTAGATTTTAAAACCTTTTAGTCCGAAGAAACGGATATTGGAATTGCAGGCCGATCCCATATCCAAAAGGGCCGGATGCTCAAGATGGGAGGTGTTTTCAAAGAAGAAGTCTAAGGTCCGAAGAGGGCTCTTGGTGCACGGTTCGGGTTCCGGAATGTGGAGCCGGCTTTCTGATCGTGTACTCCATTGCATAAACGTTCTTTCAGGTCAATGGCCGCATCATACGTCCGTCCATGCCGGGGGTCTCCCTGAAAACCATCGCCATCCGGGAGCGAAAAAATTGTGATTAATGGGCGCCCGCTTTTGC
This Nitrospirae bacterium CG2_30_53_67 DNA region includes the following protein-coding sequences:
- a CDS encoding glycosyltransferase encodes the protein MNPSAAYLSVVVPVYNEEATLERLFGRLYPVLKNIGKPFEIIFVDDGSVDRSMDILRDFLNRCPGEVVIIEFNGNFGQHMAIMSAFEKCRGEIIITIDADLQNPPEEIPKLVKSIEAGFDAVGGYRKQRRDSLFRKIPSWAVNKITSRITGIELKDYGCMLRAYHRRIIENINKCHETTTFIPALAHSFASNPTEVEVGHEERLTGESKYTLYKLIRLNFDLMTGFSVVPLQIFTFLGFIIAMLSVAFGIFLAVRRIIVGPEAEGLFTLFDILFFLIGILMFSVGIMGEYVGRIYQEVRRRPRFVIRKIYGYGK
- a CDS encoding UDP-4-amino-4,6-dideoxy-N-acetyl-beta-L-altrosamine transaminase is translated as MTKNIEQSPPGRLTFLPFSLPSIGEEEIAEVSDSLRSGWITTGPKAHQFEKDFAEYVGSKYAVGLSSATAGLHLSMMALGIGPGDEVITTPMTFVATVNMIVANGATPVFADINPQTLQIDPEKIKEKVTGRTKAVIPVHFAGQPCDMDRIHEIAGAHHLKVIEDAAHAIGTEYRGKRIGAGSELTVFSFHPIKNMTTGEGGMVTTNHEDLAETIRMLKFHGISKDAWKRYDEKGTPHYDVLAPGFKYNLMDIQAALGIHQLRRIPTFNRRRKEMAERYHQAFADLDEIELPQEVSYPHLHAWHLYVILVRPEKLTLDRDGFMDALKMEKIGTGIHFIAVHLHDYYRKHFPYRRGDLPHAEYVSDRILSLPLYPAMTDKDQEDVIAAVRKVCRQHRRRT